In one window of Culicoides brevitarsis isolate CSIRO-B50_1 unplaced genomic scaffold, AGI_CSIRO_Cbre_v1 contig_12, whole genome shotgun sequence DNA:
- the LOC134836290 gene encoding histone deacetylase 4-like isoform X1 translates to MVNHLYILRIFKILKKNYVILVVLGQKKRNKSVTTKEMTRDSAVSRDRGIVVVSENANITMTNSQTGQPNTEDINQQILELRKEQEFQKQKLWQAFQEKNKELELQHKLQLEHKLQYVAYLQYGVFQELREQRLAEEQQQRERRERDALRQQKEKPQNCSANASTEVKQKLQTFLMQKKQAAASNGISMPNSSPYRNWGVIKSSSGESLPNSGAAVGSHPYKIPQPQTVISKYDSDYPLRKTASEPNLLKIRLKQSVIERKARAGPLGSKRHERILQAAQRRQKHHNQHVNSTNSTADSSPTSPPIIGSRNSPTSAPIAEENEDQSYGSASRSNINDLSLFSSPSMPNISLGRSHFLNAHNVNQMALLAQLHSNSTHSISGNPSGSSSSQQQQQQQQQQTYLPLELAEVPQGVMIPPPTMHLTTSQLAVSNQRHALSIYGHPQPITDAQVAQARLYKQGHRPLGRTQSAPLPLGHPMLTGAIHMQINPTHYENSEAERQAYDAQMQLKQRIRPSPFNRSGSNNILKEEDINEAIDLTDKSGPPRSSVTNNSNNCITGEDDAKMRDQEYLQQQREILIHNSIAAQMQCANSEDLSKYHRTPHHIRPLSRTLSSPLVVTSQQLPSLSSQSHSIGDTSQSSSEHLPPPVNLSISENKSPELSSLSYSSSLSIKPTTGLAFDSSMLKHACVCGDNSSHPEHSGRLQSVWARLMETGLALRCDRLRSRKATQEELQVVHTETHATLFGASQINRQKLEASRVSFVRLACGGVGVDLDTTWNEHHTGTAARMAAGCVIDLAFKVARGDIKNGFAIVRPPGHHAEPNAAMGFCFFNSVAIAARLLKQRLPDIRRILIVDWDVHHGNGTQQVFYEDPDILYLSIHRHDDGNFFPGTGGPTECGVGSGLGFNVNIPWSSGLNPPMGDAEYLAAFRTIVLPIAREFSPDIVIVSAGFDAAVGHPAPLGGYVVSPACFGHLTRQLTQLANGKVVLALEGGYDLPAICDSAQECVKALLGDEIAPISDIELRRTPCPSAVETLQKTIAIQITYWPCLKQLVHTVTLSTLEALSSERDESETVNAMAGLSMQPPNRTTKITTEEPMDQDELK, encoded by the exons ATGGTTAatcatttatatattttacgcatatttaaaatattaaaaaaaaactatgtaatCCTGGTAGTTTTGGgccagaaaaaaagaaacaaaagtgTGACAACAAAAG aaatgaCGCGAGATTCTGCAGTTTCTCGAGATCGGGGTATTGTTGTTGTATCGGAGAACGCAAATATAACAATGACAAACTCTCAAACTGGTCAACCAAATACGGAAGATATCAATCAACAAATCTTAGAA TTGAGGAAAGAACAggaatttcaaaaacaaaaactatgGCAggcatttcaagaaaaaaacaaagagcTTGAATTGCAACATAAGCTTCAATTGGAACATAAATTACAA tATGTGGCGTACCTTCAATATGGCGTATTCCAGGAATTAAGAGAACAACGGCTTGCGGAAGAGCAACAGCAGCGGGAACGAAGGGAAAGAGATGCTTTAAGACAACAAAAGGAAAAACCGCAAAATTGTAGCGCAAATGCTAGCACAgaagtaaaacaaaaattacaa acatttttgatgcaaaaaaaacaagCAGCTGCCTCAAATGGCATATCCATGCCTAATTCATCTCCTTACAGGAATTg gGGAGTGATAAAAAGTTCATCTGGAGAATCATTACCTAATTCAGGTGCTGCAGTTGGCTCACATCCATATAAAATACCTCAACCTCAAACTGTTATTTCAAAATACGATTCAGACTATCCATTAAGAAAAACAG CGTCTGAGCCAAATTTGCTGAAGATTCGCCTGAAGCAGAGCGTTATTGAACGCAAAGCACGTGCAGGTCCTTTAGGAAGTAAGCGACATGAAAGGATACTTCAAGCAGCGCAACGTAGGCAAAAACACCATAACCAACATGTAAATAGTACAA ATTCAACAGCTGACTCTAGCCCCACATCACCACCAATTATTGGTTCGAGAAACTCACCAACGAGCGCTCCAATCGCTGAAGAAAATGAAGATCAGTCTTATGGCAGTGCTTCGCGGTCAAATATTAATGATTTGTCATTATTTAGTTCACCTTCAATGCCAAATATATCATTGGGGAGATCGCATTTTCTCAACGCTCACAATGTAAATCAAATGGCCCTACTTGCCCAGTTGCATAGTAATTCCACACACTCGATTTCTGGAAACCCATCAGGATCCTCTAGCtctcagcagcagcaacaacaacaacaacaacaaacttaTTTACCTTTAGAACTCGCCGAAGTTCCACAAGGTGTAATGATTCCTCCACCCACTATGCATTTGACCACCTCACAATTAGCAGTATCTAATCAAAGACATGCTCTTTCAATTTATGGACATCCTCAACCGATAACCGATGCGCAAGTAGCACAAGCACGTCTTTATAAGCAGGGACATCGTCCTTTGGGTCGAACTCAATCAGCTCCTCTCCCATTAGGACATCCCATGTTGACGGGCGCTATTCATATGCAAATAAATCCGACACACTATGAAAACAGTGAG GCTGAGAGACAAGCGTATGATGCACAGATGCAACTGAAACAAAGAATTCGTCCATCGCCATTCAACAGATCTGGGTCAAACAACATCCTTAAAGAAGAAGATATCAATGAG GCTATTGATTTAACCGACAAAAGTGGTCCGCCACGTTCTAGCGTGACAAACAACAGTAATAACTGCATTACTGGTGAAGATGACGCCAAAATGCGGGATCAAGAATACTTACAACAACAGCGAGAAATTTTGATTCACAATTCTATAGCGGCACAAATGCAGTGTGCTAATTCAGAAGACTTATCTAAGTACCACCGCACACCTCACCACATCCGTCCCTTATCACGTACCCTTTCTAGTCCACTTGTAGTAACATCACAACAACTTCCGTCATTGTCTTCACAAAGTCATTCTATAGGAGATACAAGCCAGAGCAGCAGTGAACACTTGCCTCCACCAGTCAACTTGTCTATTTCGGAAAATAAATCACCCGAACTTTCATCTTTGTCCTATAGTTCTTCATTATCAATCAAGCCCACAACTGGCCTAGCGTTCGATAGTTCAATGTTGAAACATGCCTGTGTATGTGGAGATAACTCGTCGCATCCTGAGCACAGTGGACGGTTACAAAGTGTTTGGGCGCGACTTATGGAAACAGGATTAGCACTCCGTTGTGACCGGTTGAGGTCACGCAAGGCCACACAAGAAGAGCTTCAAGTGGTCCACACAGAAACACATGCAACACTCTTTGGAGCCAGTCAGATAAATCGACAAAAGCTTGAGGCCAGTCGTGTGAGTTTTGTGCGATTAGCTTGCGGTGGAGTAGGAGTTGATCTTGATACAACATGGAATGAGCACCATACCGGAACAGCGGCTCGTATGGCAGCAGGTTGTGTTATAGATCTGGCCTTCAAGGTTGCACGCGGTGATATCAAAAATGGATTTGCTATAGTTCGCCCTCCCGGCCACCATGCAGAACCTAACGCTGCAATGGGATTTTGTTTCTTCAACTCGGTGGCGATAGCAGCTCGTTTATTAAAACAGCGGCTGCCCGATATTCGACGCATATTAATTGTCGATTGGGATGTCCATCACGGCAATGGAACGCAACAAGTGTTCTACGAGGATCCCGATATTTTGTATTTGTCAATTCATCGACACGACGATGGAAACTTTTTCCCTGGCACTGGTGGACCAACAGAATGCGGTGTTGGAAGTGGATTGGGCTTTAATGTAAACATACCGTGGTCAAGCGGTTTAAACCCACCGATGGGAGATGCCGAATATTTAGCTGCTTTTCGAACAATAGTTTTACCAATAGCACGCGAATTCTCTCCAGATATTGTAATTGTATCAGCAGGTTTTGATGCAGCGGTTGGCCATCCGGCACCTCTAGGTGGATATGTTGTCTCTCCGGCATGTTTTGGACATCTGACAAGACAGTTGACTCAACTTGCAAATGGCaag GTCGTGCTTGCACTTGAAGGTGGATATGATTTGCCTGCCATTTGTGATTCTGCTCAAGAGTGTGTAAAAGCACTTTTGGGTGATGAAATTGCTCCAATAAGTGATATTGAACTACGAAGAACTCCTTGTCCGTCTGCCGTTGAGACTCTTCAAAAAACAATAGCTATACAAATTACATATTGGCCTTGTTTAAAACAATTAGTTCATACAGTCACATTATCTACTTTGGAAGCACTTTCGAGCGAGAGGGATGAGTCAGAGACTGTTAATGCTATGGCTGGTTTATCAATGCAGCCGCCCAATCG gacaaCGAAAATAACAACAGAAGAACCGATGGATCaagatgaattaaaataa
- the LOC134836290 gene encoding histone deacetylase 4-like isoform X2, whose protein sequence is MVNHLYILRIFKILKKNYVILVVLGQKKRNKSVTTKEMTRDSAVSRDRGIVVVSENANITMTNSQTGQPNTEDINQQILELRKEQEFQKQKLWQAFQEKNKELELQHKLQLEHKLQELREQRLAEEQQQRERRERDALRQQKEKPQNCSANASTEVKQKLQTFLMQKKQAAASNGISMPNSSPYRNWGVIKSSSGESLPNSGAAVGSHPYKIPQPQTVISKYDSDYPLRKTASEPNLLKIRLKQSVIERKARAGPLGSKRHERILQAAQRRQKHHNQHVNSTNSTADSSPTSPPIIGSRNSPTSAPIAEENEDQSYGSASRSNINDLSLFSSPSMPNISLGRSHFLNAHNVNQMALLAQLHSNSTHSISGNPSGSSSSQQQQQQQQQQTYLPLELAEVPQGVMIPPPTMHLTTSQLAVSNQRHALSIYGHPQPITDAQVAQARLYKQGHRPLGRTQSAPLPLGHPMLTGAIHMQINPTHYENSEAERQAYDAQMQLKQRIRPSPFNRSGSNNILKEEDINEAIDLTDKSGPPRSSVTNNSNNCITGEDDAKMRDQEYLQQQREILIHNSIAAQMQCANSEDLSKYHRTPHHIRPLSRTLSSPLVVTSQQLPSLSSQSHSIGDTSQSSSEHLPPPVNLSISENKSPELSSLSYSSSLSIKPTTGLAFDSSMLKHACVCGDNSSHPEHSGRLQSVWARLMETGLALRCDRLRSRKATQEELQVVHTETHATLFGASQINRQKLEASRVSFVRLACGGVGVDLDTTWNEHHTGTAARMAAGCVIDLAFKVARGDIKNGFAIVRPPGHHAEPNAAMGFCFFNSVAIAARLLKQRLPDIRRILIVDWDVHHGNGTQQVFYEDPDILYLSIHRHDDGNFFPGTGGPTECGVGSGLGFNVNIPWSSGLNPPMGDAEYLAAFRTIVLPIAREFSPDIVIVSAGFDAAVGHPAPLGGYVVSPACFGHLTRQLTQLANGKVVLALEGGYDLPAICDSAQECVKALLGDEIAPISDIELRRTPCPSAVETLQKTIAIQITYWPCLKQLVHTVTLSTLEALSSERDESETVNAMAGLSMQPPNRTTKITTEEPMDQDELK, encoded by the exons ATGGTTAatcatttatatattttacgcatatttaaaatattaaaaaaaaactatgtaatCCTGGTAGTTTTGGgccagaaaaaaagaaacaaaagtgTGACAACAAAAG aaatgaCGCGAGATTCTGCAGTTTCTCGAGATCGGGGTATTGTTGTTGTATCGGAGAACGCAAATATAACAATGACAAACTCTCAAACTGGTCAACCAAATACGGAAGATATCAATCAACAAATCTTAGAA TTGAGGAAAGAACAggaatttcaaaaacaaaaactatgGCAggcatttcaagaaaaaaacaaagagcTTGAATTGCAACATAAGCTTCAATTGGAACATAAATTACAA GAATTAAGAGAACAACGGCTTGCGGAAGAGCAACAGCAGCGGGAACGAAGGGAAAGAGATGCTTTAAGACAACAAAAGGAAAAACCGCAAAATTGTAGCGCAAATGCTAGCACAgaagtaaaacaaaaattacaa acatttttgatgcaaaaaaaacaagCAGCTGCCTCAAATGGCATATCCATGCCTAATTCATCTCCTTACAGGAATTg gGGAGTGATAAAAAGTTCATCTGGAGAATCATTACCTAATTCAGGTGCTGCAGTTGGCTCACATCCATATAAAATACCTCAACCTCAAACTGTTATTTCAAAATACGATTCAGACTATCCATTAAGAAAAACAG CGTCTGAGCCAAATTTGCTGAAGATTCGCCTGAAGCAGAGCGTTATTGAACGCAAAGCACGTGCAGGTCCTTTAGGAAGTAAGCGACATGAAAGGATACTTCAAGCAGCGCAACGTAGGCAAAAACACCATAACCAACATGTAAATAGTACAA ATTCAACAGCTGACTCTAGCCCCACATCACCACCAATTATTGGTTCGAGAAACTCACCAACGAGCGCTCCAATCGCTGAAGAAAATGAAGATCAGTCTTATGGCAGTGCTTCGCGGTCAAATATTAATGATTTGTCATTATTTAGTTCACCTTCAATGCCAAATATATCATTGGGGAGATCGCATTTTCTCAACGCTCACAATGTAAATCAAATGGCCCTACTTGCCCAGTTGCATAGTAATTCCACACACTCGATTTCTGGAAACCCATCAGGATCCTCTAGCtctcagcagcagcaacaacaacaacaacaacaaacttaTTTACCTTTAGAACTCGCCGAAGTTCCACAAGGTGTAATGATTCCTCCACCCACTATGCATTTGACCACCTCACAATTAGCAGTATCTAATCAAAGACATGCTCTTTCAATTTATGGACATCCTCAACCGATAACCGATGCGCAAGTAGCACAAGCACGTCTTTATAAGCAGGGACATCGTCCTTTGGGTCGAACTCAATCAGCTCCTCTCCCATTAGGACATCCCATGTTGACGGGCGCTATTCATATGCAAATAAATCCGACACACTATGAAAACAGTGAG GCTGAGAGACAAGCGTATGATGCACAGATGCAACTGAAACAAAGAATTCGTCCATCGCCATTCAACAGATCTGGGTCAAACAACATCCTTAAAGAAGAAGATATCAATGAG GCTATTGATTTAACCGACAAAAGTGGTCCGCCACGTTCTAGCGTGACAAACAACAGTAATAACTGCATTACTGGTGAAGATGACGCCAAAATGCGGGATCAAGAATACTTACAACAACAGCGAGAAATTTTGATTCACAATTCTATAGCGGCACAAATGCAGTGTGCTAATTCAGAAGACTTATCTAAGTACCACCGCACACCTCACCACATCCGTCCCTTATCACGTACCCTTTCTAGTCCACTTGTAGTAACATCACAACAACTTCCGTCATTGTCTTCACAAAGTCATTCTATAGGAGATACAAGCCAGAGCAGCAGTGAACACTTGCCTCCACCAGTCAACTTGTCTATTTCGGAAAATAAATCACCCGAACTTTCATCTTTGTCCTATAGTTCTTCATTATCAATCAAGCCCACAACTGGCCTAGCGTTCGATAGTTCAATGTTGAAACATGCCTGTGTATGTGGAGATAACTCGTCGCATCCTGAGCACAGTGGACGGTTACAAAGTGTTTGGGCGCGACTTATGGAAACAGGATTAGCACTCCGTTGTGACCGGTTGAGGTCACGCAAGGCCACACAAGAAGAGCTTCAAGTGGTCCACACAGAAACACATGCAACACTCTTTGGAGCCAGTCAGATAAATCGACAAAAGCTTGAGGCCAGTCGTGTGAGTTTTGTGCGATTAGCTTGCGGTGGAGTAGGAGTTGATCTTGATACAACATGGAATGAGCACCATACCGGAACAGCGGCTCGTATGGCAGCAGGTTGTGTTATAGATCTGGCCTTCAAGGTTGCACGCGGTGATATCAAAAATGGATTTGCTATAGTTCGCCCTCCCGGCCACCATGCAGAACCTAACGCTGCAATGGGATTTTGTTTCTTCAACTCGGTGGCGATAGCAGCTCGTTTATTAAAACAGCGGCTGCCCGATATTCGACGCATATTAATTGTCGATTGGGATGTCCATCACGGCAATGGAACGCAACAAGTGTTCTACGAGGATCCCGATATTTTGTATTTGTCAATTCATCGACACGACGATGGAAACTTTTTCCCTGGCACTGGTGGACCAACAGAATGCGGTGTTGGAAGTGGATTGGGCTTTAATGTAAACATACCGTGGTCAAGCGGTTTAAACCCACCGATGGGAGATGCCGAATATTTAGCTGCTTTTCGAACAATAGTTTTACCAATAGCACGCGAATTCTCTCCAGATATTGTAATTGTATCAGCAGGTTTTGATGCAGCGGTTGGCCATCCGGCACCTCTAGGTGGATATGTTGTCTCTCCGGCATGTTTTGGACATCTGACAAGACAGTTGACTCAACTTGCAAATGGCaag GTCGTGCTTGCACTTGAAGGTGGATATGATTTGCCTGCCATTTGTGATTCTGCTCAAGAGTGTGTAAAAGCACTTTTGGGTGATGAAATTGCTCCAATAAGTGATATTGAACTACGAAGAACTCCTTGTCCGTCTGCCGTTGAGACTCTTCAAAAAACAATAGCTATACAAATTACATATTGGCCTTGTTTAAAACAATTAGTTCATACAGTCACATTATCTACTTTGGAAGCACTTTCGAGCGAGAGGGATGAGTCAGAGACTGTTAATGCTATGGCTGGTTTATCAATGCAGCCGCCCAATCG gacaaCGAAAATAACAACAGAAGAACCGATGGATCaagatgaattaaaataa
- the LOC134836290 gene encoding histone deacetylase 4-like isoform X3, with protein MSNNITDSEMTRDSAVSRDRGIVVVSENANITMTNSQTGQPNTEDINQQILELRKEQEFQKQKLWQAFQEKNKELELQHKLQLEHKLQYVAYLQYGVFQELREQRLAEEQQQRERRERDALRQQKEKPQNCSANASTEVKQKLQTFLMQKKQAAASNGISMPNSSPYRNWGVIKSSSGESLPNSGAAVGSHPYKIPQPQTVISKYDSDYPLRKTASEPNLLKIRLKQSVIERKARAGPLGSKRHERILQAAQRRQKHHNQHVNSTNSTADSSPTSPPIIGSRNSPTSAPIAEENEDQSYGSASRSNINDLSLFSSPSMPNISLGRSHFLNAHNVNQMALLAQLHSNSTHSISGNPSGSSSSQQQQQQQQQQTYLPLELAEVPQGVMIPPPTMHLTTSQLAVSNQRHALSIYGHPQPITDAQVAQARLYKQGHRPLGRTQSAPLPLGHPMLTGAIHMQINPTHYENSEAERQAYDAQMQLKQRIRPSPFNRSGSNNILKEEDINEAIDLTDKSGPPRSSVTNNSNNCITGEDDAKMRDQEYLQQQREILIHNSIAAQMQCANSEDLSKYHRTPHHIRPLSRTLSSPLVVTSQQLPSLSSQSHSIGDTSQSSSEHLPPPVNLSISENKSPELSSLSYSSSLSIKPTTGLAFDSSMLKHACVCGDNSSHPEHSGRLQSVWARLMETGLALRCDRLRSRKATQEELQVVHTETHATLFGASQINRQKLEASRVSFVRLACGGVGVDLDTTWNEHHTGTAARMAAGCVIDLAFKVARGDIKNGFAIVRPPGHHAEPNAAMGFCFFNSVAIAARLLKQRLPDIRRILIVDWDVHHGNGTQQVFYEDPDILYLSIHRHDDGNFFPGTGGPTECGVGSGLGFNVNIPWSSGLNPPMGDAEYLAAFRTIVLPIAREFSPDIVIVSAGFDAAVGHPAPLGGYVVSPACFGHLTRQLTQLANGKVVLALEGGYDLPAICDSAQECVKALLGDEIAPISDIELRRTPCPSAVETLQKTIAIQITYWPCLKQLVHTVTLSTLEALSSERDESETVNAMAGLSMQPPNRTTKITTEEPMDQDELK; from the exons atgtcGAATAACATTACAGATTCAG aaatgaCGCGAGATTCTGCAGTTTCTCGAGATCGGGGTATTGTTGTTGTATCGGAGAACGCAAATATAACAATGACAAACTCTCAAACTGGTCAACCAAATACGGAAGATATCAATCAACAAATCTTAGAA TTGAGGAAAGAACAggaatttcaaaaacaaaaactatgGCAggcatttcaagaaaaaaacaaagagcTTGAATTGCAACATAAGCTTCAATTGGAACATAAATTACAA tATGTGGCGTACCTTCAATATGGCGTATTCCAGGAATTAAGAGAACAACGGCTTGCGGAAGAGCAACAGCAGCGGGAACGAAGGGAAAGAGATGCTTTAAGACAACAAAAGGAAAAACCGCAAAATTGTAGCGCAAATGCTAGCACAgaagtaaaacaaaaattacaa acatttttgatgcaaaaaaaacaagCAGCTGCCTCAAATGGCATATCCATGCCTAATTCATCTCCTTACAGGAATTg gGGAGTGATAAAAAGTTCATCTGGAGAATCATTACCTAATTCAGGTGCTGCAGTTGGCTCACATCCATATAAAATACCTCAACCTCAAACTGTTATTTCAAAATACGATTCAGACTATCCATTAAGAAAAACAG CGTCTGAGCCAAATTTGCTGAAGATTCGCCTGAAGCAGAGCGTTATTGAACGCAAAGCACGTGCAGGTCCTTTAGGAAGTAAGCGACATGAAAGGATACTTCAAGCAGCGCAACGTAGGCAAAAACACCATAACCAACATGTAAATAGTACAA ATTCAACAGCTGACTCTAGCCCCACATCACCACCAATTATTGGTTCGAGAAACTCACCAACGAGCGCTCCAATCGCTGAAGAAAATGAAGATCAGTCTTATGGCAGTGCTTCGCGGTCAAATATTAATGATTTGTCATTATTTAGTTCACCTTCAATGCCAAATATATCATTGGGGAGATCGCATTTTCTCAACGCTCACAATGTAAATCAAATGGCCCTACTTGCCCAGTTGCATAGTAATTCCACACACTCGATTTCTGGAAACCCATCAGGATCCTCTAGCtctcagcagcagcaacaacaacaacaacaacaaacttaTTTACCTTTAGAACTCGCCGAAGTTCCACAAGGTGTAATGATTCCTCCACCCACTATGCATTTGACCACCTCACAATTAGCAGTATCTAATCAAAGACATGCTCTTTCAATTTATGGACATCCTCAACCGATAACCGATGCGCAAGTAGCACAAGCACGTCTTTATAAGCAGGGACATCGTCCTTTGGGTCGAACTCAATCAGCTCCTCTCCCATTAGGACATCCCATGTTGACGGGCGCTATTCATATGCAAATAAATCCGACACACTATGAAAACAGTGAG GCTGAGAGACAAGCGTATGATGCACAGATGCAACTGAAACAAAGAATTCGTCCATCGCCATTCAACAGATCTGGGTCAAACAACATCCTTAAAGAAGAAGATATCAATGAG GCTATTGATTTAACCGACAAAAGTGGTCCGCCACGTTCTAGCGTGACAAACAACAGTAATAACTGCATTACTGGTGAAGATGACGCCAAAATGCGGGATCAAGAATACTTACAACAACAGCGAGAAATTTTGATTCACAATTCTATAGCGGCACAAATGCAGTGTGCTAATTCAGAAGACTTATCTAAGTACCACCGCACACCTCACCACATCCGTCCCTTATCACGTACCCTTTCTAGTCCACTTGTAGTAACATCACAACAACTTCCGTCATTGTCTTCACAAAGTCATTCTATAGGAGATACAAGCCAGAGCAGCAGTGAACACTTGCCTCCACCAGTCAACTTGTCTATTTCGGAAAATAAATCACCCGAACTTTCATCTTTGTCCTATAGTTCTTCATTATCAATCAAGCCCACAACTGGCCTAGCGTTCGATAGTTCAATGTTGAAACATGCCTGTGTATGTGGAGATAACTCGTCGCATCCTGAGCACAGTGGACGGTTACAAAGTGTTTGGGCGCGACTTATGGAAACAGGATTAGCACTCCGTTGTGACCGGTTGAGGTCACGCAAGGCCACACAAGAAGAGCTTCAAGTGGTCCACACAGAAACACATGCAACACTCTTTGGAGCCAGTCAGATAAATCGACAAAAGCTTGAGGCCAGTCGTGTGAGTTTTGTGCGATTAGCTTGCGGTGGAGTAGGAGTTGATCTTGATACAACATGGAATGAGCACCATACCGGAACAGCGGCTCGTATGGCAGCAGGTTGTGTTATAGATCTGGCCTTCAAGGTTGCACGCGGTGATATCAAAAATGGATTTGCTATAGTTCGCCCTCCCGGCCACCATGCAGAACCTAACGCTGCAATGGGATTTTGTTTCTTCAACTCGGTGGCGATAGCAGCTCGTTTATTAAAACAGCGGCTGCCCGATATTCGACGCATATTAATTGTCGATTGGGATGTCCATCACGGCAATGGAACGCAACAAGTGTTCTACGAGGATCCCGATATTTTGTATTTGTCAATTCATCGACACGACGATGGAAACTTTTTCCCTGGCACTGGTGGACCAACAGAATGCGGTGTTGGAAGTGGATTGGGCTTTAATGTAAACATACCGTGGTCAAGCGGTTTAAACCCACCGATGGGAGATGCCGAATATTTAGCTGCTTTTCGAACAATAGTTTTACCAATAGCACGCGAATTCTCTCCAGATATTGTAATTGTATCAGCAGGTTTTGATGCAGCGGTTGGCCATCCGGCACCTCTAGGTGGATATGTTGTCTCTCCGGCATGTTTTGGACATCTGACAAGACAGTTGACTCAACTTGCAAATGGCaag GTCGTGCTTGCACTTGAAGGTGGATATGATTTGCCTGCCATTTGTGATTCTGCTCAAGAGTGTGTAAAAGCACTTTTGGGTGATGAAATTGCTCCAATAAGTGATATTGAACTACGAAGAACTCCTTGTCCGTCTGCCGTTGAGACTCTTCAAAAAACAATAGCTATACAAATTACATATTGGCCTTGTTTAAAACAATTAGTTCATACAGTCACATTATCTACTTTGGAAGCACTTTCGAGCGAGAGGGATGAGTCAGAGACTGTTAATGCTATGGCTGGTTTATCAATGCAGCCGCCCAATCG gacaaCGAAAATAACAACAGAAGAACCGATGGATCaagatgaattaaaataa